In a single window of the Callithrix jacchus isolate 240 chromosome 1, calJac240_pri, whole genome shotgun sequence genome:
- the IFNE gene encoding LOW QUALITY PROTEIN: interferon epsilon (The sequence of the model RefSeq protein was modified relative to this genomic sequence to represent the inferred CDS: deleted 2 bases in 1 codon; substituted 1 base at 1 genomic stop codon), whose protein sequence is MIIKHFFEILLVLLASITIFSLDLKLVLLQQRRVNQESLKLFKLQTSSIQQCLQHRKNFMLPQKSMSSQQHXKGYTLAILHEMLQQIFSIFRADISLDGWEENHMEKFLIQLHQHLEYLEALMGLEAEKLSGTLGSDNLRLQVKMYFQRIHDYLENQDYSSCAWAIVRVEINRCLFFVFSLTRKLSNQGRPLKDMEQKLTTESRSPG, encoded by the exons ATGATCATCAAGCACTTCTTTGAAATTTTGTTGGTGCTGCTGGCCTCTATCACTATCTTCTCTCTAGATCTGAAACTGGTTCTTTTACAGCAAAGAAGAGTGAACCAAGAAAGCTTAAAACTCTTTAAGTTGCAAACCTCATCAATTCAGCAGTGTCTACAACACAGGAAAAACTTTATGCTTCCTCAGAAGTCTATGAGTTCTCAACAGCACTGAAAAGGATATACTCTGGCCATTCTCCATGAGATGCTTCAGCAAATCTTCAGCATTTTCAGGGCTGATATTTCTCTGGATGGCTGGGAGGAAAACCACATGGAGAAATTCCTTATTCAACTTCATCAACATCTGGAATACCTAGAAGCACTCATGGGACTGGAAGCAGAGAAGCTAAGTGGTACTTTGGGTAGTGATAACCTTAGATTACAAGTTAAAATGTACTTCCAAAGAATCCATGATTACCTGGAAAACCAGGACTACAGCAGCTGTGCCTGGGCCATTGTCCGAGTAGAAATCAACCGATGTCTATTCTTTGTGTTCAGTCTCACAAGAAAGCTGAGCAATCAAGGA AGACCCTTGAAAGACATGGAACAAAAGCTTACCACAGAGTCTAGAAGCCCAGGGTAG